One region of Hoeflea sp. 108 genomic DNA includes:
- a CDS encoding GlxA family transcriptional regulator has translation MNAIRHPIKRSLVFFLVPDFTMVAFATALDPLRIANRMLGYEAYKWRLASLDGKAVPASNGVECAVNTSLEDERKKMAGPERPSMVIVCTGINVETYSNKSVFAWLREEYNRGVAVGGLCTGAYVLANAGLLSNKRCAIHWENLPGFSEAFPKANVYADLFEVDQNVYTCAGGTAALDMMLKLIGDDFDDNLVNRICEQVLTDRVRSPTDRQRLPLRARLGVQNSKVLTIIELMEANLSEPLSLIEIADHVGLSRRQIERLFRTEMGRSPARYYLEIRLDRARHLLIQSSMPVVEVAVACGFVSASHFSKCYRELYARSPQQERVDRKQLIAA, from the coding sequence TTGAACGCCATCAGACATCCGATCAAAAGATCGCTTGTGTTCTTCCTTGTTCCCGATTTTACCATGGTCGCCTTTGCGACAGCCCTAGACCCGCTGCGCATCGCCAATCGCATGCTCGGCTACGAGGCCTACAAGTGGCGGCTGGCCAGCCTCGACGGCAAGGCCGTGCCTGCTTCCAACGGCGTCGAATGCGCCGTCAACACCTCGCTCGAGGACGAGCGCAAGAAGATGGCAGGGCCTGAGCGCCCGTCCATGGTCATCGTCTGCACCGGCATCAACGTCGAAACCTATTCCAACAAGTCGGTCTTTGCCTGGCTGCGGGAGGAATACAATCGCGGCGTCGCCGTCGGCGGCCTCTGCACCGGCGCCTATGTGCTGGCCAATGCCGGCCTGCTCTCCAACAAGCGTTGCGCCATCCATTGGGAAAACCTGCCGGGCTTCTCGGAAGCCTTCCCCAAGGCCAATGTCTATGCCGATCTCTTCGAGGTCGACCAGAACGTCTACACCTGCGCCGGCGGCACCGCCGCCCTCGACATGATGCTCAAGCTCATCGGCGACGATTTCGACGACAACCTCGTCAACCGCATCTGCGAGCAGGTGCTGACCGACCGGGTCCGCAGTCCCACCGACCGCCAGCGCCTGCCGCTCAGGGCACGTCTCGGCGTGCAGAACTCCAAGGTTTTGACCATCATCGAATTGATGGAGGCCAACCTTTCCGAGCCGCTGTCGCTGATCGAGATCGCCGACCATGTCGGCCTGTCCCGGCGCCAGATCGAGCGCCTGTTCCGCACCGAGATGGGCCGCTCCCCTGCCCGCTATTATCTCGAGATCAGGCTCGACCGCGCCCGGCACCTGCTGATCCAGTCGTCGATGCCGGTGGTCGAGGTGGCAGTCGCCTGCGGTTTCGTCTCGGCGTCGCACTTCTCCAAGTGCTATCGCGAGCTTTATGCCCGCTCGCCGCAGCAGGAACGTGTCGACCGCAAGCAGCTGATCGCTGCCTGA
- a CDS encoding DUF1194 domain-containing protein: protein MLGLVPQSRVADQARAADQVDVELVLAVDVSLSMSPDELEIQRHGYAAALTHKHVLDAIAEGAYGKIAVTYVEWAGTTSQVVVVPWTIIANRADAERVVQQLTANPPNSARRTSISAALEFGGDLFAESGYRGMKRVIDISGDGPNNQGAPVELIRDGLVAQGIVINGLPLMTNSSFGSAYDVAELDRYYADCVIGGPGAFMIPVNDWSQFPEAIRRKLVMELAGPASSLRAAEEAAHPPVVLAQAKPKFDCLVGEKLWRDRSWMWQDR, encoded by the coding sequence ATGCTTGGGCTGGTGCCTCAATCCCGCGTGGCAGATCAGGCCCGCGCGGCAGACCAGGTCGATGTCGAGCTCGTGCTTGCCGTCGACGTTTCGCTTTCCATGTCGCCCGACGAACTCGAGATCCAGCGCCATGGCTATGCTGCCGCGCTGACGCACAAGCATGTGCTGGACGCCATTGCCGAGGGCGCCTACGGCAAGATTGCGGTGACCTATGTCGAATGGGCGGGCACCACCTCGCAGGTGGTTGTCGTGCCGTGGACGATCATCGCCAATCGCGCCGATGCCGAACGGGTGGTGCAGCAACTCACTGCGAACCCGCCGAACAGCGCCCGTCGCACGTCTATTTCGGCGGCGCTCGAATTCGGCGGCGACCTGTTTGCCGAGAGCGGCTATCGCGGCATGAAGCGGGTGATCGACATCTCCGGCGACGGCCCCAACAACCAGGGCGCACCCGTCGAGTTGATCCGCGACGGCCTGGTGGCGCAGGGCATCGTCATCAACGGGCTGCCGCTGATGACCAACAGCAGCTTCGGCAGCGCCTACGATGTTGCCGAACTCGACCGCTATTATGCCGACTGCGTCATCGGCGGGCCGGGTGCGTTCATGATCCCGGTCAACGACTGGTCGCAATTCCCGGAGGCGATCCGTCGCAAGCTGGTGATGGAGCTGGCCGGACCTGCGTCGTCGTTGAGAGCCGCGGAAGAGGCTGCCCATCCACCTGTCGTGCTTGCCCAGGCAAAGCCCAAATTCGACTGCCTGGTGGGCGAGAAGCTGTGGCGAGACCGCTCGTGGATGTGGCAGGATCGCTGA
- a CDS encoding FAD-dependent oxidoreductase, whose amino-acid sequence MAEFPNKAKVVIIGLGGIVGASIAHHLIERGWDDIVGIDKSGVPTDIGSTAHASDFCYTTSHDYLSVWTTQYSIDFYEKMGHYARIGGLEVARTGDDTWMEEIKRKLSSAKAFGTRAHYVSPSEIKEMFPLIEEDQVMGGMFDPDAGLVIPRSQTVAGKLVDAAEKSGKLKVFGNTPATSLIVEKGRIKGVVTHRGTIMADHVIVCAGIWGRLIAEMVGEDLPVMPVDHPLTFFGPYNEFEGTGKEIGFPLLRDQGNSAYMRDTGDPKTTEGGQIEWGYYETTNPRLCHPRDILEKHEARLSPSQRDLDMEQIMEPLERAMELTPILGEIGYNESHSFNGLLQVSAAGGPSCGESQKVRGLWYCVAIWVKDGPGYGKLIADWMTDGRTEIDHNSIDYARFYPHQLEEKFIEGRTFEAAQKIYFPAVHTREPYATGRNVKRSPFHEREKELGGYFMELGGWERAHGYKANEHLLEKYGNRVPVRENEWDSRHFWRVSNAEHLAMSEDCGIVNLSHFHMVDIEGPDHVELLEWLCAAKIGGDGNVGKGVYTHFLDDEGMVRADFTVFRMADRCRLVNGADAGPRDFHYMKRVAEDRGLDVTITDTSEKFITIGIWGPNARETLKKVVADPAGLDQENFAFAAIKQIEIAGKPVTAFRISYVGEQGWELHMKYEDGLAVWDALRSTGVMAFGVETYANSRRMEKSLRLQNADLLTQYNLIEADLARPKVKDADFRGKAKHLEYKTRPHQPAMLCTLVMTENTDKSGIKRYPVGTLPVMDPETGAVLIDELGRRSYTTSIAFGPTIGKNIALAYLPHAYAQEGRKLNVEYFGETYPVEVAGVGYKPLYDPENLKPRS is encoded by the coding sequence ATGGCAGAGTTTCCGAACAAGGCGAAGGTCGTCATCATCGGGCTTGGCGGTATCGTGGGCGCTTCCATCGCTCATCATCTGATCGAGCGTGGCTGGGACGACATCGTCGGCATCGACAAGTCGGGCGTGCCCACCGATATCGGCTCGACGGCGCATGCGTCGGACTTCTGCTACACGACCAGCCACGATTATCTCAGCGTCTGGACGACCCAGTATTCCATCGATTTCTACGAGAAGATGGGTCACTACGCCCGCATCGGCGGCCTCGAGGTCGCGCGCACCGGCGACGATACCTGGATGGAGGAGATCAAGCGCAAGCTTTCTTCCGCCAAGGCGTTCGGTACGCGTGCGCATTATGTCTCGCCCTCCGAGATCAAGGAAATGTTCCCGCTGATCGAGGAAGATCAGGTCATGGGCGGTATGTTCGATCCCGACGCCGGCCTCGTCATCCCGCGCTCGCAGACGGTTGCGGGCAAGCTTGTCGATGCCGCCGAAAAGTCCGGCAAGCTCAAGGTCTTCGGCAACACGCCGGCGACGTCGCTCATCGTCGAGAAGGGGCGCATCAAGGGCGTCGTCACCCATCGCGGCACCATCATGGCGGACCATGTCATCGTCTGCGCCGGCATCTGGGGCCGCCTGATCGCCGAAATGGTCGGCGAGGACCTGCCGGTCATGCCTGTCGACCATCCGCTCACCTTCTTCGGCCCGTACAACGAGTTCGAAGGCACCGGCAAGGAGATCGGCTTCCCGCTGCTGCGCGACCAGGGCAATTCCGCCTATATGCGCGACACCGGCGACCCCAAGACGACGGAGGGTGGCCAGATCGAGTGGGGCTACTACGAGACCACCAATCCGCGCCTCTGCCACCCGCGCGACATCCTCGAAAAGCACGAGGCGCGCCTGTCGCCGTCGCAACGCGACCTCGACATGGAACAGATCATGGAGCCGCTCGAGCGCGCCATGGAGCTGACGCCGATCCTCGGCGAGATCGGCTACAACGAAAGCCACTCCTTCAACGGCCTGCTTCAGGTTTCTGCCGCCGGCGGTCCCTCCTGCGGCGAGAGCCAGAAGGTGCGCGGTCTCTGGTACTGCGTCGCCATCTGGGTCAAGGACGGCCCCGGCTACGGCAAGCTGATCGCCGACTGGATGACCGACGGCCGCACCGAGATCGACCACAACTCGATCGACTATGCGCGCTTCTACCCACATCAGCTGGAAGAGAAGTTCATCGAAGGCCGCACCTTCGAGGCGGCCCAGAAGATCTACTTCCCGGCCGTGCACACTCGCGAACCCTATGCCACCGGCCGCAACGTCAAGCGTTCGCCGTTCCATGAGCGCGAAAAGGAACTTGGCGGCTATTTCATGGAGCTCGGCGGCTGGGAGCGTGCGCATGGCTACAAGGCCAATGAGCACCTGCTGGAAAAGTACGGCAACCGCGTGCCGGTTCGTGAAAACGAGTGGGACTCCAGGCATTTCTGGCGCGTTTCCAACGCCGAGCATCTGGCGATGAGCGAGGATTGCGGCATCGTCAATCTCAGCCATTTCCACATGGTCGACATCGAAGGCCCTGACCATGTCGAGCTCTTGGAATGGCTCTGCGCCGCCAAGATCGGCGGCGACGGCAATGTCGGCAAGGGCGTATACACCCACTTCCTCGATGACGAGGGCATGGTGCGCGCCGACTTCACCGTCTTCCGCATGGCCGATCGCTGTCGCCTGGTGAATGGTGCCGACGCCGGCCCGCGCGACTTCCACTACATGAAGCGCGTTGCCGAGGATCGTGGCCTTGACGTCACCATTACCGACACCTCGGAAAAGTTCATCACCATCGGCATCTGGGGCCCGAATGCCCGCGAGACGCTGAAGAAGGTGGTTGCCGATCCTGCCGGTCTCGACCAGGAAAACTTCGCCTTCGCCGCGATCAAGCAGATCGAGATCGCCGGCAAGCCGGTCACTGCCTTCCGCATCTCCTATGTCGGCGAGCAGGGCTGGGAACTTCACATGAAGTACGAGGACGGCCTGGCCGTCTGGGACGCATTGCGCTCGACTGGCGTCATGGCCTTCGGCGTCGAGACCTACGCCAATTCGCGGCGCATGGAAAAGAGCCTGCGTTTGCAGAACGCCGACCTTCTCACCCAGTACAACCTGATCGAAGCCGACCTTGCCCGTCCAAAGGTCAAGGACGCCGATTTCCGCGGCAAGGCCAAGCACCTGGAGTATAAGACCAGGCCCCACCAGCCCGCCATGCTGTGCACGCTGGTCATGACCGAAAACACCGACAAATCAGGCATCAAGCGCTATCCTGTCGGCACGTTGCCGGTCATGGACCCGGAGACGGGTGCCGTGCTCATCGACGAACTCGGCCGTCGCTCCTACACGACCTCGATCGCTTTCGGCCCGACCATCGGCAAGAACATCGCGCTGGCCTACCTGCCGCACGCCTACGCCCAGGAGGGCCGCAAGCTCAATGTCGAGTATTTCGGCGAGACCTATCCGGTCGAGGTCGCAGGCGTCGGCTACAAGCCGCTCTACGACCCGGAGAACCTCAAGCCGCGCAGCTAA